Proteins encoded within one genomic window of Pedobacter africanus:
- a CDS encoding dicarboxylate/amino acid:cation symporter yields the protein MKGSLKNYSGIIWLLSGIALGSIAGLAFGKKVEILKPVGDIFLNLLFTAVIPLVFFAIASAIANIKPSDKLSRMMGVTAIVFLGTVLVSATLTIIAVKIFPIHESLSSVQLTEKVEESPFAEQITKLFTTTEFYELLSRKSMLAMIIFSLIIGFATLRAGKAADQFAGFLHSGNEVFKGVFVLIMKLGPVGLGAYFAYQVGVFGPQLFGTYAKSLGLYYGFGAFYFIVLFSAYAFIAGGIQGIKRYWKNNLIPSATAVGTCSSIATIPANLEASKKMGIPEYIANVTIPLGATLHKDGSSISSIVKMAVVFALFGKSFNTADAIILALGMTVLVSIVEGGIPNGGYVGELLFISAYGLPIEALPPAMIIGTLVDPMATLLNATGDTVASMLVARFTEGKKWMQADHKSRYPETFLQNNSLP from the coding sequence ATGAAAGGGAGCTTAAAGAACTACAGCGGGATCATCTGGTTACTCAGTGGCATTGCACTGGGCAGTATTGCGGGTCTGGCATTTGGGAAAAAGGTGGAAATCCTAAAACCTGTAGGCGATATATTCCTGAACCTCTTGTTTACCGCAGTTATTCCGCTTGTTTTTTTCGCCATTGCCTCTGCTATTGCCAACATCAAACCTTCTGATAAGCTGAGCCGCATGATGGGCGTTACTGCCATCGTATTTTTAGGCACCGTACTTGTTTCGGCCACACTGACCATAATAGCTGTTAAAATATTTCCCATCCATGAATCCTTAAGCAGTGTACAGCTTACAGAAAAAGTAGAAGAAAGCCCTTTTGCGGAGCAAATCACCAAACTGTTTACCACAACAGAATTTTACGAGCTGCTTTCCAGGAAAAGCATGCTGGCCATGATCATTTTTTCGCTCATAATAGGTTTTGCTACTTTAAGGGCGGGTAAAGCTGCTGATCAGTTTGCAGGCTTTCTGCATTCAGGAAACGAGGTTTTCAAAGGGGTATTTGTCCTGATCATGAAACTTGGCCCTGTTGGACTAGGCGCATATTTTGCCTACCAGGTAGGCGTATTTGGCCCGCAGCTGTTTGGCACCTATGCCAAATCACTGGGACTGTATTATGGCTTCGGCGCTTTCTATTTTATTGTCTTGTTTAGCGCGTATGCTTTTATTGCGGGGGGCATTCAGGGCATCAAAAGATACTGGAAAAATAACCTTATCCCTTCTGCAACTGCGGTGGGCACCTGCAGCAGTATTGCTACCATTCCGGCCAATCTGGAGGCCTCAAAGAAAATGGGCATCCCAGAATATATCGCCAATGTAACCATTCCCCTTGGTGCAACATTACATAAAGATGGTTCAAGTATATCTTCCATTGTTAAAATGGCCGTTGTTTTTGCCCTGTTTGGCAAAAGCTTTAATACAGCCGATGCCATCATCCTTGCCTTGGGCATGACAGTTCTGGTGAGCATTGTAGAAGGTGGCATCCCCAACGGAGGATATGTGGGCGAATTGCTCTTCATCTCTGCCTATGGCCTGCCTATAGAGGCGCTGCCACCGGCCATGATCATTGGCACTCTGGTAGACCCGATGGCAACCCTGCTCAATGCCACCGGAGATACGGTAGCATCTATGCTGGTAGCAAGGTTTACCGAAGGGAAGAAGTGGATGCAAGCAGACCATAAATCTCGCTATCCAGAAACTTTCCTTCAAAATAATAGTCTTCCTTAA
- a CDS encoding GNAT family N-acetyltransferase — MLQIKLPKLPDIETDRLLLRKQQLSDAPALFQLRTNPDVMRYIDRPRPENVKESEVFVQTVNENFSKGMSLVWAITLKEDPEHLIGNLGYWRTDLANYRAELGYMLHPDYWRKGILSEALRAVIDFGFNTVGLNSICANINPENDASRQLLLKHGFIKEAYFKEDYYFEGKFLDSEIYGLLASTSSLR, encoded by the coding sequence ATGTTACAGATCAAACTCCCTAAACTTCCGGATATTGAAACCGATAGACTATTACTGCGTAAGCAGCAGCTTTCCGATGCGCCAGCCTTATTCCAGCTGCGTACAAATCCTGATGTGATGCGTTATATCGATCGGCCGCGCCCCGAAAATGTCAAAGAATCGGAAGTATTTGTTCAAACCGTTAATGAGAATTTCAGTAAAGGCATGAGCCTGGTCTGGGCCATTACACTTAAGGAAGACCCGGAACATTTAATTGGCAATCTGGGCTATTGGCGTACCGATCTGGCCAACTACAGGGCAGAGCTGGGGTATATGTTGCACCCGGATTACTGGCGTAAAGGCATTCTTTCTGAAGCGCTGCGGGCTGTTATTGATTTCGGGTTCAATACAGTTGGCTTGAATTCCATCTGTGCAAACATCAATCCGGAAAATGATGCGTCGAGACAGCTGCTGCTTAAACATGGCTTTATCAAAGAGGCTTATTTTAAGGAAGACTATTATTTTGAAGGAAAGTTTCTGGATAGCGAGATTTATGGTCTGCTTGCATCCACTTCTTCCCTTCGGTAA
- a CDS encoding peroxiredoxin-like family protein: MNIKQFITGAVTLVFALIGAAKAQNVYPAKAEDISPLLIGEQLPSVYLTDAAGSIFELNKALAAKPTILIFYRGGWCPYCNLQLSGLQEIEEGLKNTGYQVIAVSTDKPDNLKQSMEKGKLSYTLLSDADLNLAKQVGIAFKAPEAYQKMLVGTTGGKDTDMLLPVPSIFILNRSGEIRFEYIEPNFKERISPELLKAVAKALYKDL; the protein is encoded by the coding sequence ATGAACATTAAACAATTTATAACAGGGGCTGTAACGCTTGTATTTGCCCTTATAGGTGCGGCAAAAGCCCAGAACGTTTATCCGGCTAAAGCCGAGGACATAAGCCCGTTGCTTATTGGTGAGCAGCTTCCTTCTGTTTATTTGACGGATGCCGCGGGCAGTATTTTTGAACTGAATAAGGCGCTTGCTGCCAAACCTACCATATTGATTTTTTATCGGGGTGGCTGGTGCCCGTATTGTAATCTGCAACTGTCGGGCCTACAAGAGATAGAAGAAGGGCTGAAAAACACCGGTTACCAGGTAATTGCCGTTAGTACTGATAAACCTGACAATCTGAAGCAGAGTATGGAAAAAGGGAAACTGAGTTATACTCTGCTTTCTGACGCTGATTTGAACCTTGCCAAACAGGTTGGTATTGCGTTTAAAGCGCCTGAGGCCTATCAGAAAATGCTGGTCGGAACAACTGGTGGAAAAGATACAGATATGCTTTTGCCCGTACCTTCGATATTTATCCTGAACAGAAGCGGAGAGATCCGTTTTGAATATATTGAGCCTAATTTTAAGGAACGCATTAGTCCGGAGTTGTTGAAGGCTGTTGCGAAGGCTTTGTATAAGGATTTGTAG